From the Burkholderia sp. GAS332 genome, one window contains:
- a CDS encoding Pimeloyl-ACP methyl ester carboxylesterase — protein MTHSDKHLHLGSDTPYVSAANRLIDVRGTAFAYRDLGPRNGVPLILLNHWGAVLDNFDPRIIDGLASKRRVIATDYRGIGASGGTAPVTIDEMARDAIALIHALGFEKVDLLGFSLGGFVAQDLVLKAPDLVRKLILTGTGPAGGKGIDKVGSVSWPLMIKGFLTLRDPKFYLFFTSTATGRRAAKAFLKRLKERKAHRDKGPTPGAFLRQLKAIQAWGRQAPQDLGGIRIPVLIANGDNDIMVPTVNTTDMASRIPNSRLVIYEDAGHGGIFQNHADFVPKALSFLDA, from the coding sequence ATGACCCATTCCGACAAACACCTTCACCTTGGATCGGATACGCCGTATGTAAGCGCTGCGAACCGATTGATCGATGTCCGTGGGACTGCTTTTGCCTACCGTGACCTGGGGCCTCGCAATGGAGTGCCATTGATTCTTCTCAACCATTGGGGCGCGGTATTGGACAATTTCGACCCGCGGATTATCGATGGCCTTGCCAGCAAGCGCCGCGTGATCGCCACTGACTACCGCGGGATCGGCGCGTCCGGCGGAACAGCGCCAGTGACCATCGATGAAATGGCGCGGGATGCGATCGCCCTGATTCACGCGCTGGGCTTCGAGAAGGTTGACCTACTCGGCTTTTCCCTTGGCGGATTCGTCGCGCAGGATCTCGTGCTGAAAGCACCGGACCTGGTGCGAAAGCTCATTCTGACCGGTACGGGCCCGGCGGGCGGCAAAGGCATCGACAAGGTCGGGTCAGTGTCGTGGCCATTGATGATCAAAGGCTTTCTGACGCTACGGGATCCGAAGTTCTATCTGTTCTTCACATCCACGGCCACTGGTCGCCGAGCCGCGAAGGCTTTCTTGAAACGACTGAAGGAACGCAAGGCGCATCGGGACAAGGGACCCACGCCCGGCGCCTTCTTGCGGCAGTTGAAGGCGATCCAGGCATGGGGCCGACAGGCACCCCAGGATCTTGGCGGGATACGTATTCCGGTACTGATCGCAAATGGTGATAACGACATCATGGTGCCCACCGTGAACACTACGGATATGGCAAGTCGCATCCCGAATTCGCGACTGGTCATTTACGAAGACGCCGGCCATGGCGGGATTTTCCAGAATCATGCCGATTTCGTGCCAAAGGCGCTGTCCTTCCTCGACGCCTGA
- a CDS encoding transcriptional regulator, TetR family has translation MSTDRSNPDIRTRLIEATIRLLATTGPSEVKARSVSSEAGLSTMGLYTHFGGVPELLQSVADEGFKRLAVAFDLVPATDDPMADLCSMALAHRDVARSNPHLYDLMFGLSIHGRYSLSWGTAAPVAGEHSPAFKATYAQLVKACARLVDANCVRKIDPSLIATQLWSAVHGFVMLELANHFADVADPPSEILVPMCNNLVVGLGAVRESVESSTAAVIAERAASLEGRSNRQRNQKSGKARAK, from the coding sequence ATGTCCACTGATAGGTCAAACCCTGATATCCGCACGCGCCTCATTGAAGCAACGATCCGCCTGCTTGCAACAACTGGACCGTCCGAAGTTAAGGCCCGCTCGGTGTCGAGCGAGGCGGGTCTGTCGACGATGGGCCTCTACACCCACTTCGGCGGCGTGCCAGAACTTCTCCAGTCAGTTGCTGACGAGGGGTTCAAAAGGCTCGCCGTCGCCTTCGATCTGGTCCCGGCTACGGATGATCCGATGGCCGATCTATGTTCGATGGCTTTGGCGCACAGGGACGTCGCGCGAAGCAATCCCCATTTGTATGACCTGATGTTTGGCCTGTCGATTCACGGCAGATATAGCCTCTCATGGGGTACTGCGGCACCGGTCGCGGGCGAACACTCACCAGCGTTCAAGGCAACCTACGCACAGTTGGTCAAAGCATGCGCCCGCCTGGTTGATGCCAACTGCGTGCGAAAGATCGATCCCTCGCTCATTGCCACGCAACTGTGGAGTGCCGTGCATGGATTCGTCATGCTCGAACTTGCCAACCATTTCGCGGACGTGGCCGATCCCCCCTCGGAAATCCTTGTGCCGATGTGCAACAACCTGGTTGTCGGCCTGGGCGCCGTACGTGAAAGCGTGGAGTCTTCGACCGCTGCCGTGATTGCGGAGCGGGCAGCCTCACTTGAAGGACGATCGAACCGGCAGCGTAACCAGAAGTCAGGGAAAGCAAGGGCGAAATGA
- a CDS encoding Serine aminopeptidase, S33 produces MSKSPLPYLFTRRDVSFVSGETYCSAWLYLPVGVTRPPVVVLGHGLGAVREMRLDAFSERFAAAGMATLAFTYRYFGDSGGKPRQLMSVKRQLADWDAALNFARDCGDVDGSRVAVWGSSFGGGHAIQVASRHPELLAAVSQCPFTDGLASAAALGVRGSMKITPTVVRDFAARLFGRPPVMVPIAAAPGKPALMNAHDALPGYLALMPKGLEFVNHVAARVIPEIATYRPGRSARKVEIPILFCVSTTDTVTPPDQTIALARRAPRGEIKLYSAGHFDFYLGDHFEQIVSDQTRFLSRHLRVAG; encoded by the coding sequence ATGTCCAAGTCACCGTTACCTTACCTATTCACCCGCCGTGATGTCAGCTTTGTCTCGGGCGAAACCTACTGCTCGGCCTGGCTCTACCTGCCGGTCGGGGTAACGCGGCCACCGGTTGTAGTCCTCGGACACGGGCTCGGCGCGGTTCGCGAGATGCGCCTCGACGCCTTTTCGGAACGGTTTGCTGCCGCGGGGATGGCGACCTTGGCGTTCACCTACCGTTACTTCGGCGACAGCGGTGGCAAACCCAGGCAACTGATGTCCGTGAAGCGCCAGCTTGCGGACTGGGACGCCGCGCTGAACTTTGCCAGAGACTGCGGCGATGTCGATGGCAGCCGCGTCGCAGTCTGGGGCAGTTCGTTTGGCGGCGGCCATGCGATCCAGGTGGCCAGCCGGCATCCAGAACTTCTGGCGGCCGTCAGCCAGTGCCCGTTTACTGATGGACTGGCGTCAGCGGCCGCGCTAGGCGTGCGGGGATCGATGAAAATCACCCCGACCGTCGTGCGCGACTTCGCTGCCAGGCTGTTTGGCCGGCCGCCGGTCATGGTTCCAATTGCAGCAGCACCTGGCAAGCCGGCCTTGATGAATGCCCATGACGCATTGCCCGGTTATCTGGCCCTGATGCCGAAGGGGTTGGAGTTCGTCAACCACGTCGCGGCAAGGGTGATCCCGGAGATCGCCACCTATCGGCCCGGTCGCTCGGCCCGCAAGGTGGAAATCCCGATCCTTTTTTGCGTCAGCACCACCGACACAGTGACGCCGCCTGATCAGACCATCGCACTGGCTCGCCGGGCGCCGCGTGGCGAGATCAAGCTTTATTCCGCCGGACACTTCGATTTCTATCTGGGCGATCACTTCGAACAGATCGTGTCGGACCAGACGCGATTTCTGTCCCGGCACCTTCGGGTCGCCGGTTGA
- a CDS encoding Enoyl-CoA hydratase/carnithine racemase, with amino-acid sequence MKKTRPMPGRLNVEARGSVLVVRLEGGPLGLMGLNMAKELAALVDRVESDAAVTAVVLTGTHPGRFIGHADVRWLQEGGKSIPSVGRGMASAIAHTAAAVRKVPPLAAVASITPLDGGMQLDQLHDTFLRMNSCGTLFVAALNGSALGLGSELAQACDVRLMADGDFFIGQPEVLLGIHPGGGGTQRLTRLVGAHRALMMMLEGRPVSPKKALEIGLVDEVVPPDELLDRAVALAQYMSSRSRDAIAAIKRAVYLGGSMSLEEGLHLERAEFITISPSKTAQSLMVEYLERTARDGDLPLYDPAIYNEALESGRFPLHSNGSKK; translated from the coding sequence ATGAAGAAGACACGTCCGATGCCCGGGCGCCTCAATGTGGAGGCCCGTGGCTCTGTACTGGTTGTGCGGCTGGAGGGAGGTCCGCTCGGACTGATGGGACTGAATATGGCCAAGGAGCTTGCAGCGCTGGTGGACAGGGTGGAGTCGGATGCCGCCGTCACAGCAGTGGTCCTGACCGGAACTCATCCCGGGCGTTTCATCGGTCATGCCGACGTTCGCTGGTTGCAGGAAGGCGGAAAGAGTATCCCGTCCGTCGGGCGCGGGATGGCATCGGCGATCGCCCACACGGCCGCCGCAGTCCGCAAGGTGCCGCCACTGGCGGCCGTCGCGTCCATCACGCCGCTGGACGGTGGAATGCAACTGGATCAACTGCACGACACGTTTCTGCGGATGAACAGCTGCGGCACCCTCTTCGTCGCAGCGCTGAACGGGTCTGCGCTGGGCCTTGGCAGCGAGCTTGCGCAAGCCTGCGACGTCCGTCTGATGGCGGATGGGGATTTTTTCATCGGGCAGCCGGAGGTGCTTCTTGGAATCCATCCGGGTGGCGGCGGCACGCAGCGGTTGACGCGACTGGTCGGCGCCCACCGTGCCCTCATGATGATGCTCGAGGGCCGTCCGGTGTCTCCAAAGAAGGCACTCGAAATTGGTCTGGTCGACGAGGTGGTGCCGCCCGACGAGCTCCTCGATCGCGCGGTTGCGCTGGCCCAGTACATGAGTTCCCGCTCGAGAGATGCGATAGCGGCAATCAAGCGTGCGGTGTACCTCGGCGGGTCGATGTCGCTCGAAGAAGGACTGCATCTGGAGCGTGCGGAGTTCATCACGATATCGCCGTCAAAGACTGCGCAATCGCTGATGGTCGAATACCTGGAGCGTACCGCGCGGGATGGCGACTTGCCGCTGTATGACCCCGCAATCTACAACGAGGCTCTTGAGAGCGGCCGGTTCCCCTTGCACAGCAACGGCTCGAAAAAATGA
- a CDS encoding outer membrane protein has translation MLQKRVVAVAAALMTSTAAHAQSAGDFVTNVGWLHFALQESSKPLTVNALGTSVTAAGSGASVDNADSLGFTGTYFITDHVATTAVLGIPPKFRLTGTGSISELGQIGSAYEWSPALLLKYFFNDATSNLRPYLGAGASYVWFSGVKLEPASAGGAFLYTPTFGGALTGPTSAKLSNSFAPVVNAGFTFNITKHWSVDASLAYMWLSTRATLTTQSKLGTVTSSTKLKLDPIISFVSVAYKF, from the coding sequence ATGTTGCAGAAACGAGTAGTTGCAGTTGCCGCCGCACTGATGACAAGCACGGCCGCCCACGCGCAGAGCGCGGGAGATTTCGTCACGAACGTCGGCTGGCTTCACTTCGCGTTACAGGAGTCCAGCAAGCCGCTCACGGTCAATGCACTCGGCACCAGCGTGACGGCGGCGGGCTCCGGCGCATCAGTTGACAACGCCGATTCGTTGGGGTTCACCGGCACGTACTTTATTACCGATCACGTTGCCACTACCGCTGTGCTCGGCATACCGCCGAAGTTCAGGCTGACCGGCACCGGATCCATCAGTGAGCTCGGCCAGATTGGCTCCGCGTACGAGTGGAGTCCAGCGCTACTCCTGAAGTACTTTTTCAACGATGCCACGAGTAACCTTCGACCCTACCTTGGTGCAGGCGCGTCCTACGTCTGGTTTAGCGGAGTGAAACTCGAGCCGGCGAGCGCCGGGGGCGCCTTTCTGTATACGCCGACATTTGGGGGCGCCCTAACGGGGCCGACTAGCGCCAAGTTGAGCAACTCGTTTGCTCCGGTAGTCAATGCGGGGTTCACCTTTAACATCACCAAACATTGGTCGGTTGATGCTTCGCTTGCGTATATGTGGCTGTCAACCCGTGCAACGCTGACGACGCAGTCGAAACTGGGAACTGTCACCAGCAGCACGAAGCTCAAGCTTGATCCCATCATTTCGTTTGTGTCCGTTGCATACAAGTTTTAA
- a CDS encoding transcriptional regulator, TetR family, with protein MRVTKAQVQANRARIVETASTLFRERGYDGVGVADLMAAAGFTHGGFYKHFRSKADLMAEAAASGLSQTVANNGGLDIAEFVRRYVSRDHRDARGEGCTMAALCGDAARQSEDVKATFAAGIENMLAALEGAGATLGDVDQHKVRAKMIDMLAHAIGAVVLSRACPDDSPLSDEILEVCRAEILAPLSSAGATN; from the coding sequence ATGAGGGTCACCAAAGCGCAGGTACAGGCGAATCGGGCGCGCATTGTCGAGACGGCCTCCACCCTGTTTCGTGAGCGGGGCTACGACGGCGTGGGGGTGGCGGACCTGATGGCGGCCGCCGGCTTTACCCATGGCGGGTTCTACAAGCACTTTCGCTCCAAGGCCGACCTGATGGCTGAGGCGGCGGCGAGCGGGCTTTCGCAGACCGTGGCAAATAACGGAGGCCTGGACATCGCCGAGTTCGTCAGACGTTACGTGTCCCGGGATCACCGTGACGCCCGCGGCGAGGGCTGCACGATGGCGGCCCTCTGTGGGGACGCCGCGCGTCAATCAGAGGACGTCAAGGCGACGTTTGCGGCCGGGATCGAAAACATGCTGGCAGCCCTTGAGGGCGCAGGCGCAACGCTGGGCGATGTGGATCAGCACAAAGTGCGGGCAAAGATGATCGACATGCTTGCGCATGCGATCGGCGCGGTCGTGTTGTCCAGGGCCTGTCCGGATGACTCACCTCTGTCGGACGAGATTCTGGAGGTCTGCCGCGCAGAAATTCTCGCGCCACTGTCGTCAGCAGGGGCGACCAATTAG
- a CDS encoding Pimeloyl-ACP methyl ester carboxylesterase yields the protein MTDTHFTAPTRFVEVGGDRFAYRRWGNTRTTDQPPLFFLQHFRGGMDHWDPLMTDGLAAGREVILYNGRGIASSSGKPRTRIEHMADDAAAVIRALGIRKVDVLGFSLGGFQAQDLTRRHPDLVRKLMLLGTGPRGGNPDSEPGVLEAAPRPVPTVEDFLFLFFGRSEAARQAGSDFWTRRHQRVDQDSPSSPAVIQAQIEANMYYLPKLDPKDPFAHLREIMQPTFILNGINDVMVPTINSWYMAQNIPNAQLFIYPDAGHAAQFQYPERFLTHAVQFLGE from the coding sequence ATGACCGATACACACTTCACCGCGCCAACCCGCTTCGTCGAAGTCGGTGGCGATAGATTCGCCTATCGCCGCTGGGGCAACACCAGGACTACTGACCAGCCGCCATTGTTCTTCCTCCAACACTTCCGCGGCGGAATGGATCATTGGGACCCGCTCATGACAGATGGCCTGGCGGCAGGGCGCGAGGTGATCCTTTATAACGGTCGCGGTATCGCATCCTCTTCCGGTAAGCCGCGCACTCGAATTGAACATATGGCCGACGACGCAGCCGCGGTCATACGAGCACTGGGTATTCGCAAGGTTGATGTTTTAGGTTTTTCGCTCGGCGGTTTTCAGGCTCAGGATCTGACGCGACGTCATCCTGATCTGGTCCGCAAGCTCATGCTGCTCGGCACTGGACCCCGTGGCGGCAATCCGGATTCCGAGCCTGGGGTGCTGGAGGCGGCACCGCGCCCGGTCCCCACGGTAGAGGACTTCCTGTTCCTGTTTTTCGGCCGGTCGGAGGCCGCGCGACAGGCCGGGAGCGACTTCTGGACACGCCGGCACCAGCGCGTGGACCAAGACTCGCCGAGTTCCCCCGCAGTGATACAGGCTCAGATCGAGGCAAACATGTACTACTTGCCAAAACTGGACCCTAAAGATCCTTTCGCTCATCTGCGCGAAATCATGCAGCCGACCTTCATCCTTAATGGCATCAATGACGTGATGGTTCCAACCATCAATTCCTGGTACATGGCGCAAAACATTCCGAATGCGCAGCTATTCATCTATCCCGACGCCGGCCATGCAGCTCAATTCCAGTACCCTGAGCGGTTCTTGACGCATGCCGTGCAGTTTCTCGGCGAGTGA
- a CDS encoding Acyl-CoA synthetase (AMP-forming)/AMP-acid ligase II — MRLSKLSESRAASAPGSPCIEDATTILSNSEFHSRVLAAAGVFAHLGVWAGDVIAIMLPNQVEFVVAMFAAWRLGAAVTPVKPSLTRKEATHQIVDSRATLVVNTTGETVVPDVLSLPVDALKGGEDHAGVPFDDPAALALLIYTSGTTGLPKGVMLDHANIKAMVEMGRHSLEVTAADHCLLVLPLFHVNAILVSTLAPLSAGGRVTIRERFDIDTFFDDVERLRPTYFSGVPTIYALLNALPDHVKPDTSSLRYGICGAAPVSAELLKSFETRYGFPLIEGYGLSEGTCGSTINPFDGVRKAGTVGLPFAGQRIAIADPRGMHLPQGATGEVLIHGPNVMRGYLGKPEETAKTIVDGWLHTGDIGRIDEDGYLSIVGRLKEMIIRGGENIYPREIEDVLSEFPGVLEAAVIGAPHETLGETVIAYVAYRPGFTGSTDELHEHCASQLTRYKRPVAINVIDSLPKNAVGKIDKMRLRDLWTAQNP, encoded by the coding sequence ATGCGTCTTTCCAAACTTTCGGAGTCGCGTGCGGCGTCGGCACCTGGCTCGCCTTGCATTGAAGATGCCACCACCATCCTGTCGAACAGCGAGTTTCATTCGAGAGTCCTCGCTGCGGCCGGTGTATTCGCCCATCTGGGAGTATGGGCGGGGGACGTCATAGCGATCATGCTGCCTAACCAGGTGGAGTTCGTGGTGGCGATGTTCGCCGCCTGGCGTTTGGGTGCGGCGGTCACCCCGGTCAAGCCCAGCCTTACCCGCAAGGAGGCGACTCATCAGATTGTCGACTCGCGAGCGACGCTGGTTGTCAATACCACCGGTGAAACCGTGGTCCCGGACGTTCTTTCTCTGCCGGTTGATGCTCTGAAAGGAGGGGAGGACCACGCCGGGGTGCCGTTCGACGATCCTGCCGCGCTGGCTCTGTTGATCTACACCAGCGGTACCACTGGGCTGCCCAAGGGCGTGATGCTCGATCATGCAAATATCAAGGCGATGGTGGAAATGGGCCGGCATTCGCTCGAGGTTACCGCCGCGGACCATTGCCTTCTTGTGCTGCCGCTGTTTCACGTCAACGCTATCCTGGTGAGCACCCTGGCGCCGCTGTCAGCAGGTGGCCGCGTCACGATCCGTGAGCGCTTTGATATCGACACGTTTTTCGACGACGTCGAGCGGCTTCGACCAACGTATTTTTCCGGCGTGCCGACGATCTACGCGCTGCTCAACGCCTTGCCGGACCATGTCAAACCCGACACGTCCAGCCTGCGGTACGGTATCTGCGGCGCAGCGCCCGTGTCGGCGGAACTGCTAAAGAGTTTTGAAACCCGTTATGGCTTTCCATTGATCGAGGGTTACGGACTGTCGGAGGGTACTTGCGGGTCGACCATCAATCCCTTTGACGGCGTGCGCAAGGCCGGCACCGTCGGCCTGCCTTTCGCCGGACAGCGCATCGCGATCGCCGATCCACGCGGTATGCACTTGCCGCAGGGCGCTACTGGCGAGGTGCTGATTCATGGCCCCAACGTCATGCGCGGTTACCTGGGGAAGCCCGAGGAAACGGCGAAGACAATCGTCGACGGCTGGCTGCACACCGGCGATATTGGGCGTATCGATGAGGATGGCTACCTTTCCATCGTCGGGCGCCTGAAGGAAATGATCATTCGCGGTGGCGAGAACATCTATCCCAGGGAAATTGAAGACGTGCTGTCGGAGTTCCCTGGTGTGCTTGAAGCGGCAGTGATCGGAGCTCCCCACGAGACCCTCGGTGAGACCGTCATTGCGTACGTCGCGTATCGCCCGGGATTCACCGGCAGTACGGATGAGCTGCATGAGCATTGCGCGAGCCAGCTGACGCGCTACAAGAGACCCGTGGCGATCAACGTCATCGACAGCCTTCCGAAGAACGCGGTGGGTAAGATCGACAAGATGAGGCTGCGGGATCTGTGGACGGCGCAGAACCCATGA
- a CDS encoding cholesterol oxidase produces the protein MKTRPDAQEGEFNMENTAFDFDWLVIGSGFGGSVAALRLAEKGYLVGVVERGRRYRDEDLPRSAWQFGRYLWAPALGLKGIMRMALFRHIFTPTQNAVGGGSIVYGGVLYRAKPGFFEDQQWRALGNWDMLLRPHYDTAERMLGVKTVPFDSPSQQLAREMAQHFGAGDTFTRAPCGVFFGEPGKLVKDPYFGGEGPDRTGCTRCGACLVGCRVGAVNSLLKNYLWFAEKHGVQIMAEREVVDVTPLGAPDGSEGYRVVTQRPGAWFARDRQTHTARGVVFAGGSLGTNELLANCKHGGSLPGVSDRLGELVRTNSESILTVRLPEDRKTWNDVTASSSVHVNSDTHIEFLTYGRNADFVSLLYTVLVGKGNRLTRPLKWLGKIAQHPVQWLKTLWPVGWSRRMVMLLVMQALDNAIALRARKRWLRRGYRLATEQNRAKPNPTYIDDANRAAQWLAQHTGGIAQSNVLEALVNIPTTAHVLGGAVIGTDSASGVVDQYLRVFGYRNLLVCDGAAMPANPGVNPALTITALAEYAMAQIPTADVAKLQPRTRSRTSRWAGAFLHELR, from the coding sequence GTGAAGACTCGCCCGGATGCACAGGAAGGGGAATTTAATATGGAAAACACTGCTTTCGACTTCGACTGGCTGGTTATCGGCTCAGGCTTCGGCGGCAGCGTCGCCGCGCTGCGCCTCGCGGAAAAGGGTTATCTCGTCGGTGTGGTCGAGCGTGGGCGGCGCTATCGTGATGAAGACCTCCCCAGGTCGGCCTGGCAGTTCGGCCGCTATTTGTGGGCACCTGCACTGGGGTTGAAGGGCATCATGCGCATGGCGCTATTTCGCCACATCTTTACGCCCACCCAGAATGCCGTCGGCGGGGGCAGTATCGTGTACGGCGGCGTGCTGTACCGCGCCAAGCCAGGGTTCTTCGAGGATCAGCAGTGGCGCGCGCTCGGCAACTGGGACATGCTGCTGCGCCCGCACTACGATACGGCGGAACGCATGCTCGGCGTAAAGACGGTGCCATTTGATTCGCCCAGCCAGCAGTTGGCTCGGGAAATGGCGCAACACTTCGGCGCCGGAGACACATTTACTCGCGCACCCTGCGGGGTGTTTTTCGGCGAGCCAGGCAAGTTAGTCAAGGATCCCTATTTCGGTGGTGAAGGTCCCGACCGCACCGGATGCACGCGTTGCGGTGCATGCCTCGTGGGCTGCCGCGTCGGCGCCGTGAACTCGTTGTTGAAGAACTACCTGTGGTTCGCCGAAAAGCACGGCGTGCAGATCATGGCCGAACGCGAGGTTGTTGACGTCACTCCGCTCGGTGCGCCCGACGGCAGTGAAGGCTATCGCGTAGTCACGCAGCGTCCCGGCGCGTGGTTCGCCCGCGATAGACAGACCCACACCGCGCGCGGCGTGGTGTTCGCGGGTGGGTCGCTCGGCACCAACGAACTGCTGGCCAACTGCAAGCATGGTGGGTCGCTGCCTGGGGTCAGCGACCGCCTCGGCGAACTGGTGCGCACCAACAGCGAATCGATCCTGACTGTGCGCCTGCCCGAGGACCGCAAAACCTGGAACGATGTAACTGCGAGCTCGAGCGTGCATGTCAATTCCGATACGCACATTGAGTTCCTCACCTACGGTCGCAACGCCGACTTCGTGAGCTTGCTCTACACGGTGTTGGTCGGCAAGGGCAACCGCCTGACGCGGCCGCTTAAGTGGCTGGGCAAAATCGCGCAGCATCCGGTGCAGTGGCTCAAGACGCTGTGGCCGGTCGGCTGGAGCCGACGCATGGTGATGCTGCTGGTCATGCAGGCGCTAGACAATGCGATCGCGCTGCGCGCCAGGAAACGTTGGTTGCGTCGCGGATACCGACTCGCCACAGAGCAGAATCGCGCCAAACCCAATCCGACGTACATCGATGACGCCAACCGGGCAGCACAGTGGCTGGCCCAGCATACCGGCGGCATAGCCCAAAGCAACGTGCTCGAAGCGCTGGTGAACATTCCGACCACCGCCCACGTATTGGGCGGTGCCGTCATCGGCACCGATTCTGCGAGCGGCGTGGTCGATCAATATCTGCGCGTTTTTGGCTACCGGAACCTGCTGGTGTGCGACGGTGCCGCTATGCCGGCAAATCCCGGAGTGAATCCGGCGCTGACGATCACAGCACTTGCCGAGTACGCGATGGCGCAGATTCCGACGGCTGACGTGGCAAAACTGCAGCCTCGCACCAGGAGCCGGACTTCGCGTTGGGCCGGGGCGTTTTTGCATGAGCTTCGTTAG
- a CDS encoding acetyl-CoA C-acetyltransferase yields MTKQDIVLCTEVRTPIGTYGGALKDTPASDLGAAVIRETLLRSGLAADTIDTVTMAQVIQAGAGMNPARQAAIGGGQGIALALEML; encoded by the coding sequence GTGACCAAGCAAGACATTGTTCTCTGCACTGAGGTCCGAACACCGATCGGCACCTATGGCGGCGCGCTGAAGGACACCCCCGCGTCCGACCTGGGTGCTGCCGTGATTCGCGAGACCCTGCTACGTTCGGGACTGGCCGCTGACACCATTGATACCGTCACTATGGCGCAGGTAATCCAGGCCGGTGCCGGAATGAACCCGGCGCGACAAGCCGCCATCGGCGGCGGCCAGGGCATTGCGCTTGCGCTCGAGATGCTCTGA
- a CDS encoding Acyl dehydratase, which produces MDLYYLDDLVPGQQFGGGARIRIEEERSKTFASEFDPQPFHLDEGAARASIFRGLAASGWHTAAVTMRLLVDSGFKPAGGIVGAGFDELRWPLPVRPGDELHVEIEVLEVRPSKSRPEQGLVKLRTTTLNQNQEVVQISVGNLVVPRRLAQ; this is translated from the coding sequence ATGGACCTGTACTACCTGGATGACCTCGTTCCCGGACAGCAATTTGGGGGAGGAGCGCGGATACGCATTGAGGAGGAACGGAGCAAGACGTTTGCCTCCGAGTTCGATCCCCAGCCATTTCACCTGGACGAAGGGGCTGCTAGGGCCTCGATCTTCCGAGGCCTGGCCGCCAGTGGCTGGCATACCGCCGCAGTGACGATGCGGTTGCTCGTGGACAGCGGGTTCAAGCCGGCTGGCGGCATCGTCGGCGCAGGCTTCGATGAATTGCGCTGGCCACTTCCAGTAAGGCCCGGCGATGAACTGCATGTGGAAATCGAAGTGCTGGAGGTGAGGCCGTCGAAATCACGCCCGGAGCAAGGTCTCGTCAAGCTGCGCACGACGACACTGAACCAGAATCAGGAGGTTGTTCAGATTTCTGTGGGCAACCTCGTGGTTCCGCGTCGCCTGGCGCAGTAG
- a CDS encoding NADP-dependent 3-hydroxy acid dehydrogenase YdfG: MNMQVTGAQDSHAIQPPSESLIPGGRPTIFVTGAASGIGRACAELFARRGWFVGLYDINADGAAAVAATLGEGNAVSGALDVSNPEAWQRTLAAFWAESGHRLDVLLNNAGILSSGQFQEVSIARHYAMLDVNVRGMITGCHCAFRYLQRTPGSHVINIASATAIYGQPELATYSGTKFAVRGFTEGLDLEWSKLGIRVSDIWPSFVKTAMADGFDHIPSAKSLGIRLMPADVASTVWTCATTRRLIHKTHWTVGLQAGLLSLATRLAPPALSRWVVRHIAL; encoded by the coding sequence ATGAACATGCAGGTCACTGGGGCACAGGATAGTCACGCGATTCAACCGCCGAGCGAATCGCTTATTCCGGGAGGGCGGCCAACTATCTTCGTGACGGGTGCTGCTTCCGGGATCGGTCGCGCCTGCGCCGAACTGTTTGCGCGGCGCGGTTGGTTCGTAGGCCTCTACGATATCAATGCGGACGGTGCCGCCGCGGTCGCCGCGACCCTGGGTGAGGGCAACGCAGTCTCTGGCGCGCTCGACGTGAGCAATCCTGAAGCGTGGCAGCGGACGCTCGCAGCATTCTGGGCCGAAAGCGGCCACCGGCTCGACGTGCTGCTCAATAATGCGGGCATTCTTTCATCGGGGCAGTTCCAGGAGGTTTCCATAGCCAGACATTATGCGATGCTTGACGTGAATGTCCGGGGAATGATCACGGGTTGTCACTGCGCATTCCGGTACCTGCAGAGGACGCCCGGTTCCCACGTGATCAATATTGCGTCGGCCACCGCGATCTATGGCCAGCCCGAGCTTGCGACTTACTCGGGAACCAAGTTCGCCGTGCGCGGATTCACCGAAGGGCTAGACCTCGAATGGAGCAAGCTCGGCATCCGCGTGAGCGACATATGGCCAAGCTTCGTCAAGACCGCAATGGCTGATGGCTTCGACCATATCCCCAGTGCAAAGTCACTGGGCATTCGGCTGATGCCGGCTGACGTCGCATCCACTGTGTGGACTTGTGCGACGACACGGAGACTCATTCACAAAACGCACTGGACTGTCGGCCTGCAAGCCGGGCTACTGTCTCTCGCCACGCGTCTGGCGCCGCCAGCACTCAGCCGCTGGGTCGTCCGGCATATCGCGTTATGA